In Zonotrichia leucophrys gambelii isolate GWCS_2022_RI unplaced genomic scaffold, RI_Zleu_2.0 Scaffold_446_41732, whole genome shotgun sequence, the DNA window GCCTTTGTCACCTCCTTTGTCGCCGCCTTTGTCGCCCCCTGGTGGCGCCAGGACGAGCTGAGGGACCCCCCCGGAAATCTGGGGGCGGTGCCCGGGACTGCCACGCCCTCCTGGATTAATTAACGAGGTCGTTAATTAAGGTGGAAGAGCTCCAGGGTTGGAAGAAACCAATGGATGTTGGACGATCCCAGTTTGGAACTGGGAGGACTGGAAAGGGGCGGAGTCACAGATTGAGATGGATTTTCCCACTCCTTTATTAATTAACTGGTTAATTAACACCAAATTAATGACCAGCTCATTAATTAGCTCCCAATTAAGGTGGGGAACAAACCCAACGTTGGAATTTTGTGGTTGCCCAATCCCAGTttggaactgggagcactggaaagGGGCGTGGTCAGGATGGCCTCGTTAACGAGGTTTTAATTAACGAGGTCGCCTCTACCTCAGCTTCAGCGCCTGTGGCTGCTGGATTTCTTAattgttattaattatttatatgttatttatttgttattatttatttgttattatttatttgtcattatttatcattatttatttattattatttatttgtcattatttatttcctactatttattaattatttcttgATTCATTACCTCTGGATTATTTATTGTGATTCCATTTGGGGGGGgtattgaatattttaattaattaaactcATCAATTTGAATTAATTACGAGGGGTTGTGTCTTTATTAGAAATTCCTGTGGTCGGAACGGGGggaaaaatgatggaaaaaattccaaatttttcaccattttatcccaaaatttttatataaatttgaTATAAAATAATGAGACAATCCCAATTTTTTGGCCTTTTCAGCCCAAGTCAGATTTTTATtgacagaaaatacaaagtcacaaaagtaacaaaaaaacccaaaaaattcaaattttcattacaaaagaagaagaaaaaaaaaaagtttacaaaAAGCTCGAGTTTGctcccattttttgggaaaaacccagaaaattcaaaagaaaattcaatttttccttCCAAACCCACATTTGGTTAAATTCATGAcacaaatttgggaatttttttcccaaattctgacttttttccctaaactttaatttttcccccaatttttgatgttttcttccccaaacttcatcattttttcccaaatttttaatgttttttccccaatttttttacgtttttcccccaatttttgaGTTTCTTTCTTGGAATTTCAAGGGTTTTCCCAAATTTTgactttccccccccccaaatttttcccaatatttcgtattttcccctaatttttgggttgttttttcccaatatttttgtgggttttttttcccaaatttttgggattttttaatcaatttttttttattttttcccaatttttgggggtttttttcccccaaatttagGAACTGGATGGTTGGGAAGATCCCCCAGTGTTGGGTTGGCCAAGCCCAgttgggcactgggagcactgggaatgatgggaacCCACCAGAACCATGGAATGATGGGAATTCCTCATTTCCCACTTAATTAATGATTGAAATCACCTCTAATTAATTAGAGATCGTTAATTAGAATGGGAATTCAATGGGACCAAACCCAACCTTGGCTCTCGCATTGGCCAAGCCCAgttgggcactgggagcactgggaatgatgggaacCCACCAGAACCATGGAATGATGGGAATTCCTCATGTCCCCACTTAATTATTGGATTGAAATCACCTCTAATTAATTGGAGATGGTTAATTGGGTATGAGAATTCAATGGGATCGAGTCAAGGTGGAGTCTTGGGTTGGCCAAGCCCAgttgggcactgggagcactgggaatgatgggaacCCTCCAGAACCATGGAATGATGGGAATTCCTCATGTCCCACTTAATTAATGAATGAAATCACCTCTAATTAATTAGAGATCGTTAATTGGACAGCAAGTTTGAATGGGAATTCAATGGGACCAAGCCATGGTTGGGTGTTGGGTTGGCCAAGCCCAgttgggcactgggagcactgggaatgatgggaacCATGGAATGATGGGAATTCCTCATTTCCCACTTAATTAATGGATTAAATCACCTCTAATTAATTAGAAGGGGAATTCAATGGGACCAAGCCAAGGTTGGTTCTCATTGGCCAAGCCCAgtctcccccctccccacttTTAATTCCCCAACCCCCCTAATTAACCACCCCCCTTTAATTAACTAATTCCCCACCGGGAACCCCGGGAACGCCCGGCCCGGCAACGCCAAcgcccagggcagctccaacGGCGCCGAGGAGCCCGGGAACGCCGGGAAGGCcgaggatgaagatgaagatgaagacgACAACGAAGGCGAGAAAGACGAGAAGGACGAGGATGACGATGACGATGACGATGACGATGAAgaggcggcggccgcgccggcCTTGCCGTGGGTGCGGCGGTGCCGGTTGAGGTGCGAGCTGCGGCTGAAGCGCTTCCCGCACTCGCCGCACCCGTAGGGTTTCTCGCCGGTGTGGACGCGCCGGTGGATGGTGAGCTCGGAGCGCTGGATGAAGCTCTTGCCGCACTCGGGGCACTGGAAGGGTTTTTCGCCAAGATGGGTCCTCTGGTGCGTCAGGAGGTTGGAGGAGACGCTGAAGCATTTTCCACATTCCCGGCACTCGTACGGTTTCTCGCCGGTGTGCATGCGCCGGTGGATGGTGAGGTCGGATTTTTGGATGAACCCTTTGGAGCAATCCTGGCACTTGTAGGGTTTCTCGccggtgtggatgcgccggtgctTCACCAACGCCGAGCGCTGCCCGAAGCCTTTCCCGCATTCCTGGCATTTGTACGGCTTCTCCGGCGCCGCCGCCGGTGATTCCTCCGGTTGGCGCCCGCAATCCTGGCACAACCCCCGGCTTTTCCCACAATCCGAACATTTCGGCGACGCCGATTCCCCACCGACACCACCACCGGTGCTGGCACCGTGAGAGCGCTGATGCTTCAACAACGCCGCGCCTTGACCGAAACACCGCCCGCACTGCCCGCACTGGAACAACCTCCCGTGCCGGTGCTGCGCCAAAAACCCGGCCAGGTGCTCGGGGCACCGGTAGGAGGCGCGTTCGGCCGCGTGGATTTTCCGGTGCCGATCCAGGTGGGAACTCACGCTAAAACTCTTACCGCACTCGCCGCAGGAATACGGCCGCTCGCCGGTGTGCACGCGCTGGTGCCGCTCCAGGTCGGAGCGCTGGATGAAGCCTTTGCCGCAGTGGCCGCAGGCGAAGGGGCGCTCGccggtgtggatgcgccggtgctGCGTCAGGTTGGAGCCGCGGCTGAAGCTCTTGCCGCAGTCGCCGCAGCGGTGCGGCCGCTCGCCCCCGTGCGTCTTGCGGTGCTTGGCCAGCGCCGAGCGCTGGGCGAAGGTTTTGCCGCAATCCTGGCAGCGGAACGGCGCCGATTCCGTTGTCGCTGTCGCCATCTcggttttggttttgctgcttgGTTCTGGTGGCCCGGCCCACCGGCGTGAACGCGGCGGTGCCGATCCAAATGGGAGCTCACACTGAAACTCTTACCGCACTCGGCGCAGGCGTACGGCCGCTCGCCGGTGTGCACGCGCCGGTGCCGCTCCAGGTCGGAGCGCTGGATGAAGCCTTTGCCGCAGTCGCCGCAGCGGTGCGGCCGCTCGccggtgtggatgcgccggtgctGCGCCAGGTTGGAGCCGCGGCTGAAGCCTTTGCCGCAGTCGGCGCAGCGGTGCCGTTTCTGCGCCTCGGCGTGAAGCCGGCAGCGCCCGGAGCAGCGCCGGGGTTCCGTGGGGTCGGGGCCGCATTCCGAGCAGATGccggaggggtttggggggtttgggggttttggggagggggcagggtCGGGGTTGGTCGGGGGGGGAGGTTGGGGAGGGGCTTGGGTGGTTGGAGGGGTTGGGGTCTCGTCGGGGATGATGGCGGTGACGGCGCCTGGAAAGGAATGGGAGAACGTGAATTACAACCAAAACTCTtccatgggttgggttggtgttGACCGTTGgccatgggttgggttggtgttggccatggatccatgggttggGTCGGTGttggccatggatccatgggttgggttggtgttGACCATTGaccatggatccatgggttggtgttggccatggatccatgggttgggttgggttggtgttggccatggatccatgggttggTGTTGACCGttggccatggatccatgggttgggttggtgttgaccgttggccatggatccatgggttggGTCGGTGTTGACCGTTGgccatgggttgggttggtgttgaccgttggccatggatccatgggttgggtttggccatggatccatgggttggGTCGGTGTTGACCGTTGGCCATGGGTTGCGTGGGTGTTGACCGTTGGACATGGATCCATGGGTCGGTGTTGACCGttggccatggatccatgggttgggttgggtttggccatggatccatgggttgggttggtgttGACCGTCggccatggatccatgggttggGTCGGTGTTGAACGTTGGCCATGGATTGGGTTGGTGTTGACCATTGACCATGGATCCTTGGGTTGGTGTTGGCCGttggccatggatccatgggttggGTCGGTGttggccatggatccatgggttggTGTTGACCGTTGGCCAAGGatccatgggttgggttggtgttGGCCATTGGCCATGGGTTGGGTCGGTGTTGaccatggatccatgggttggTGTTGACCGttggccatggatccatggattgggttgggttgacGTTGGCCGTTGGCCATGAGTTGGGTGGGTGTTGACCATTGaccatggatccatgggttgggttgaccgttggccatggatccatgggttggGTTAGTGTTGACCGTTGgccatgggttgggttggtgttGACCGTTGgccatgggttgggttggtgttggccatggatccatgggttggTGTTGACCGttggccatggatccatgggttggTGTTGACCGttggccatggatccatgggttgggttggCGTTGGCCATGGATCCTTGGGTTGGTGTTGACCGttggccatggatccatgggttggGTCGGTGTTGACCGttggccatggatccatgggtcGGTGTTGACCGttggccatggatccatggcTTGGGTTGGTGTTGACCGttggccatggatccatgggttggTGTTGACCGttggccatggatccatgggttgggttggtgttgaccgttggccatggatccatgggttgggttgggttggtgttgaccgttggccatggatccatgggttgggttgggtcGGTGTTGACCGttggccatggatccatgggttggGTCGGTGTTGACCGttggccatggatccatgggttgggttgggttggtgttGACCGTTGGCCATGGGTTGGGTCGGTGTTGACCGttggccatggatccatgggttgggttggtgttgaccgttggccatggatccatgggttgggttgggtttggccatggatccatgggttggg includes these proteins:
- the LOC135441718 gene encoding LOW QUALITY PROTEIN: zinc finger protein 345-like (The sequence of the model RefSeq protein was modified relative to this genomic sequence to represent the inferred CDS: deleted 2 bases in 1 codon), whose protein sequence is AVTAIIPDETPTPPTTQAPPQPPPPTNPDPAPSPKPPNPPNPSGICSECGPDPTEPRRCSGRCRLHAEAQKRHRCADCGKGFSRGSNLAQHRRIHTGERPHRCGDCGKGFIQRSDLERHRRVHTGERPYACAECGKSFSVSSHLDRHRRVHAGGPGHQNQAAKPKPRATATTESAPFRCQDCGKTFAQRSALAKHRKTHGGERPHRCGDCGKSFSRGSNLTQHRRIHTGERPFACGHCGKGFIQRSDLERHQRVHTGERPYSCGECGKSFSVSSHLDRHRKIHAAERASYRCPEHLAGFLAQHRHGRLFQCGQCGRCFGQGAALLKHQRSHGASTGGGVGGESASPKCSDCGKSRGLCQDCGRQPEESPAAAPEKPYKCQECGKGFGQRSALVKHRRIHTGEKPYKCQDCSKGFIQKSDLTIHRRMHTGEKPYECRECGKCFSVSSNLLTHQRTHLGEKPFQCPECGKSFIQRSELTIHRRVHTGEKPYGCGECGKRFSRSSHLNRHRRTHGKAGAAAASSSSSSSSSSSSSFSSFSPSLSSSSSSSSSAFPAFPGSSAPLELPWALALPGRAFPGFPVGN